Proteins from one Cryptomeria japonica chromosome 4, Sugi_1.0, whole genome shotgun sequence genomic window:
- the LOC131875151 gene encoding uncharacterized protein LOC131875151 → MGEPEGNIPVAQDAGKEKEQPGESPNQVTTLATMDSSEYQMPLAKISSNISRWLGASISKKCNIVPISIPTEDTIKDDQVALAVHPNKRVKLTILVDDIPAKDVDDHTAGLWTMEFDGSCASTKSGAGVVLISPHEYEALFLGIEQAKKKGIKLLCAKGDAKLIVNQVCNHYSVKNERLKHYRNRIWDEIEYFDAFSIEVIPRSQNSHADSLAVSASLLLPHPNFGTDVYRIEVVYRPNIPDNSNFCILLQKNELGKEFPIEFMSIPLKKHELNYSLNEKQAFTVVKAVKHFRYYILHSHSIVFVPNSAVKRKPQLAALPLRPVVVEEPFKQWGLDFIAPLTPSSSAGHTHILTTTDYFTKWVEAVPVRRTTSKVICEFLKENSLVRFGVPLKIVTDNAASFSSTKISMFYYDHGISLAHSSDYYP, encoded by the exons atgggtgaaccgGAAGGAAACATCCCTGtagctcaagatgcaggtaaagaaaaggagcagcCCGGGGAAAGCCCCAATCAAGTAACTACTTTGGCTACCATGGATTCATCTGAATATCAAATGCCGCTAGCAAAGATATCCTCAAACatttcaaggtggttgggagcatcaataagtaagaaatGCAACATAGTCCCTATCAGTATACCCACGGAGGATACG ATTAAAGATGATCAAGTGGCTTTAGCAGTTCATCCCAATAAAAGAGTAAAGCTCACAATATTGGTTGATGATATTCCAGCAA aagatgtgGATGATCACACTGCAGGGTTGTGGACAATGGAATTTGACGGGAGTTGTGCATCTACTAAATCTGGTGCTGGAGTGGTGCTTATTTCTCCACATG aatatgaggcattgttcCTAGGAATTGAACAAGCCAAGAAGAAAGGGATTAAACTGTTGTGTGCTAAAGGTGATGCAAAATTGATTGTTAATCAGGTATGCAATCATTATTCTGTGAAAAATGAGAGGCTCAAGCATTATAGAAATAgaatttgggatgaaattgagtattttgatgcattttcaatagaaGTTATTCCCAGAAGTCAAAATTCTCACGCAGATTCCCTAGCGGTATCGGCATCATTACTACTTCCACATCCAAATTTTGGTACAGATGTTTACAGAATTGAAGTAGTTTATCGCCCAAACATCCCTGATAATTCAAATTTCtg TATTCTCCTGCAAAAGAATGAACTTGGTAAAGAGTTTCCTATTGAGTTTATGAGCATTCCGCTTAAAAAGCATGAATTAAACTATTCATTGAACGAGAAGCAGGCTTTCACAGTTGTTAAAGCTGTTAAACATTTTAGGTATTACATATTACATtctcattcaattgtttttgtgcCTAATTCTGCTgttaaaa GGAAACCACAACTAGCCGCTTTACCTCTCAGGCCAGTAGTTGTGGAAGAACCTTTCAAGCAATGGGGACTAGATTTCATTGCTCCACTGACACCTTCTTCCAGTGCTGGACATACACATATTCTCACAACTACAgattactttactaagtgggtagaagcagtgccTGTTAGGAGAACGACCTCGAAAGTAATATGTGAGTTCTTAAAGGAAAATAGTCTAGTTCGTTTTGGGGTACCATTGAAGATAGTGACTGACAATGCTGCAAGTTTTTCTTCTACAAAAATATCCATGTTCTATTATGATCATGGTATTTCCTTGGCACATTCCTCTGACTATTATCCATAA